The following are from one region of the Lentimicrobium sp. L6 genome:
- a CDS encoding LemA family protein has protein sequence MSTMTIVIIVVVVLLGLIVMSMYNGLIRKKNEVENAFGGMDVQLKKRYDLIPNLVATVKQFMNHEKELLTKVTELRAQAMKSDVSTEQKVDFDNQITGAMKGIMVAVESYPDLKSNENFLNLQRTFNEVESQISAARRAYNASVTDFNNGVQMFPSSIIAGMMKLQTKKVFEIPEVERENVNAKDLFAS, from the coding sequence ATGAGTACTATGACTATTGTGATTATCGTTGTTGTCGTTTTATTAGGACTGATTGTCATGTCCATGTATAATGGATTAATCAGGAAGAAAAACGAAGTAGAAAATGCTTTTGGTGGTATGGATGTTCAATTGAAAAAGCGATACGATCTTATTCCGAACTTGGTGGCTACTGTCAAGCAGTTTATGAATCATGAAAAGGAACTATTAACCAAAGTGACTGAACTTCGTGCCCAAGCTATGAAGTCTGATGTGAGTACGGAGCAAAAAGTAGATTTTGACAATCAAATTACTGGAGCCATGAAGGGTATTATGGTAGCTGTTGAAAGTTATCCTGATTTGAAATCTAATGAGAATTTCCTCAATCTTCAACGTACTTTTAATGAAGTAGAATCTCAGATTTCTGCAGCACGTAGAGCTTATAATGCATCTGTAACAGATTTCAATAATGGTGTTCAAATGTTCCCAAGTAGTATCATTGCGGGAATGATGAAATTACAAACCAAAAAGGTATTCGAAATACCAGAAGTAGAACGTGAAAACGTAAATGCTAAGGATTTATTTGCTAGCTAA
- a CDS encoding DUF3137 domain-containing protein, with amino-acid sequence MKTTEELQNLYETKLKPALESIEGQRKSILYKYIICIVGALGSFAAAFLLAETYIIVFYLAIAAILGLGFYMFFVVGKQKKAYRIIYKQDVVKAIVELINPDWRYESEGRISETDYRKSQLFNTTCDKYEGDDLVTGVIEKTDFQFSELHTQYKTYTTKDGKTEEEWHTIFKGLFAHADFNKEIKGRTFVLPEHAKKDFTKYNLSEKDGGETKLVKLENPVFEKIFKVFGTDQIESRYVLTPTMMEAMVNIYNKYKKRVHFSFIGSRVFVAMSFNKDLFEPRIIKSGVRFEDMEQMNEQFNLIQTLIHEMNLNTRIWTKD; translated from the coding sequence ATGAAAACTACTGAAGAATTACAAAATCTTTACGAAACTAAGCTGAAACCTGCTTTAGAATCTATTGAAGGACAGCGGAAAAGTATTTTATATAAATATATCATCTGTATTGTTGGAGCGCTTGGTTCATTTGCTGCCGCATTCTTATTAGCCGAAACCTATATTATTGTATTTTATTTAGCTATTGCTGCCATATTGGGCTTGGGATTTTATATGTTCTTTGTTGTTGGAAAACAAAAGAAAGCATATCGTATCATTTATAAACAAGATGTTGTAAAAGCGATCGTAGAACTGATAAATCCAGATTGGCGATACGAATCGGAAGGTAGAATTAGTGAAACTGATTATAGAAAAAGTCAATTATTTAATACAACATGCGATAAATACGAAGGTGATGATTTGGTGACTGGAGTTATTGAGAAAACTGATTTTCAATTTTCAGAATTGCATACCCAATACAAGACCTATACTACCAAAGATGGAAAAACCGAAGAAGAATGGCATACTATATTCAAAGGATTATTTGCCCACGCCGATTTTAATAAAGAAATAAAAGGACGAACTTTTGTATTACCAGAACATGCCAAAAAAGATTTTACTAAATATAACCTTAGTGAAAAAGATGGCGGAGAAACAAAATTGGTGAAACTCGAAAATCCTGTGTTTGAAAAAATATTTAAAGTATTTGGTACTGACCAAATTGAATCCCGATATGTACTTACCCCAACCATGATGGAAGCCATGGTGAATATCTACAATAAGTATAAGAAAAGAGTTCATTTTTCCTTTATTGGTTCCAGAGTTTTTGTGGCCATGAGTTTTAATAAAGACTTGTTTGAGCCTCGTATTATCAAATCGGGTGTACGTTTTGAAGATATGGAACAAATGAACGAACAATTCAACCTCATTCAAACTCTTATTCATGAAATGAATCTGAATACTCGTATTTGGACCAAAGACTAA